The DNA sequence CTGTCGGCCGGCAAGACGTGGAGCGCCGCGCTGCTCAAGCGCGCCGACGAGCGGGCCACCACCGCCGTGGCGCTGACCACCATGGGCGTGTCGGTCGTGCTGTACGTTCTGCTCATCCCCTGGACCGGCGCCGTCGGTGCCGCGGTCGCCTCCTCGGTCGCCTACGCCGTGTACGCGGTGCGCACCCGGCGACGCCTCCACCGGTCCACGCCGGCACTCGTCACTCGGATGGCCTGACGATGGACGTCTCAATCGTGGTGTTGACCTGGGAAGACTTCGAGCGCACCGAGGCCTGTGTCAGGTCCCTGCCGCCCGGGGTGGAGACCGTCGTGGTGGACAACGGCAGCGCCGCCGGGATCGGCGCCGCGCTGCGGGCCCTGTGCGCCGGGACCGGCGCCCGGTACGTCCGCGCGGAGACGAACCTCGGCTACGCCCGGGGCATGAACCTCGGGGTCCGGCACAGCACCCGCTCCCGGGTGATCCTGTCCAACAACGACATCGTGGTGCGCCCGGGCGCGATCGAACGGCTGGCCGCCGAACTGGACGACCCGACGGTGGGCGCCGCGTTCCCGAAGGTGCTCGACGTCGACGGGCAGGACCGGACCGCCGCCGGCCGGTTCCTGACCGTGGGTGCCGGCCTGGCGCACGCCACCGGGCTCAGCCTGGTCGTCCCGTCGCTGCGGATCGTCGCGCCGCCGGAGCGCGGGGACTGGCTCTCCGGGCCGTTCGTGGCGATCCGGCGGGAGACGCTGGACCGGATCGGCGGCGTCGACGAGTCGTCGTTCTTCTACTCCGAGGACCTGCGACTGTGCTGGGCGGTCCGCCGGTCGGGGCTGCGCCTGGCGTACCTGCCGGACGCCGTGGTCACCCACGAGGACGACGCGAGCGCGAAACGCCGGTGGCCGGTGGAGGAGATCGCCCGCCGGCAGACCCGGGAGTTCATCCGGGCCAGCCGCGAGTTGGCCGGGTGGCGGGGCACGGTCGCCTGCGCCGCGTACACCCTGGGGGTGGTGGCGCGGGCCGCGGTGGGTGGCGGCGCGGCCCGCCGGGCGGTCGCCCGCGGCGCGATCGAGGGCCTGGGCGCGCGGTGAGGGTCCTGTTCGTCTGCACCACCGGCGGGTCGGGCCGGCGGCAGCTCGGCGGCGCCGAGCGCTTCCTCGTCGAGATGCTGCCGGCGCTGGCCGACCGGGGCGTCGACGTGGTCGCCGCCACGCCCGACGACGAGGTGGCGGCGGCACTGCGGGACGCGGGCGTGCGGTGGCTCCCGCTCGGCGCGGCCCGGCGCGTCGACCCGGGCTACGCGCGGCGGATCCGGGCGCTCGTCGACGAGCTGCGGCCGGACGTGGTCAGCGCCCACCTGCTCTCCGCCGCCATGCACGCCCGCGCCGGGCTGGCCGTGCGGGGCCGGCGCACGCCCCTGGTGGTGGCGCTGCACAACAGCCTCTGGCAGTACCGCGACGCGGCGGAGTCGCCGCGGGCGAAGGCCGCGGTCCAGCTCAACATCGGCGTCGACCTGCTGCTCCGCCGGCTCCGGCCGCACGCGACCGTCGCGGTCTCCGCCTTCGAGGCCCGGGAGCTGCGGGTACGCGGGCGGGTCCGGGACGTGCACGTGATCGGGAACCCGCTGCCGGCGATCTGGCCGGCGGCGAGCGACCGGTCGGACCCGGCGGACGGTCCGGTCCGGGTGGGCTTCCTCGGCCGGCTGGAACGGGAGAAGGGCGCGGACCTGCTGCCGGCCGTCGCGGACGCGCTGCCCGACGTCGAGTTCCTGGTCGCCGGCGCCGGCGCCGCGCCGCCCGCCGCGCGGCCGAACCTGCACCTCGTCGGGCGGGTGGACGCCGCCGCGTTCCTGCCGCGGGTGCACTGCCTGCTGGTGCCGTCCCGGGTGGAGGCGTTCGGGCGCAGCGCGCTGGAGGCGATGTCACTCGGCGTCCCGGTGGTGCACTCCGGGGTCGGTGGCCTGGCGGAGGTCACCGCCGCCGCCGACGGCGTGCTCGCGTACCGGGCGGAGCTGACCGCGCCGGCGATGGCGGCGGCGGTCCGGGCCGCCACCCGCCCGGACGCGTGGGACCGGCGGCGGCGCGAGCTGGCCGGCACGTACGCGGCCCGGCACTCGTTCGCCGGGTGTCTGGACGCCTGGTACGACCTCTACCGGACGGTGACCCGTGACGTCGGCTGAACGACGACTGTGGACGGTGGCGCTGCCGTTCGCGCTCGGTGCGGTGCTGCTGCTGGCGACCTGGGACCCGGGGATCGCGGTCACGGCGGCGTTGGCGGTCGGCGCGCTGCTGGCCGCCCGCGCCCGCATGTGGGCGCTCGCCGCGTGCGCCACGGTCTGGACCGCCGCGCTGCTGGCGGTGCGGGTGCTGCCCGGCCCGTACGACTCCTGGGCGGGGCGCGGCGTGCTGCCGGTGCTGGCCGGCTACGTGACCGTGTTCCTGCTGGCCTGGGTTGTCGGGCGGCGACTGGTCGACAGGCGGGACGGCGACGGCGGGCGGCCCCGGCCGGAGCTGTCCTGGCCGTCCGAGCGGCGGCTGCGGGCGTACCTGCTCGTGCTGCTGGTCGTCGCGGCGGGGGCCGCGGCGGTCCGCTTCCGGGGCACGCTGCCGCCGCTGTTCGCCGACAACCCGGACGCCGCCCGGCAGGTGCTCCGCGAGCAGTCGAACCTGGTTGTCGGCCTGCTCTCCGAGGCGTGGACGCTCGGCATGGCGATCTCGCTGCTGCGGGCGCTCTCCGGTCGACGGCCGGCGTTGCCGCTGTACTGGGCGCTGACCGTGGTGTTCACCGCCGGCGCGGCGCTCGGCGCGAGCAAGAACTCGGTGCTGGTGGGCATCGCGCCGGCGCTGATCGCGGCGCTGTCGGTGCGGCGTACCCGGGGCCGGACCGCGTCGTTCCTGGCCGCGCGGACGCCGGTGGTGCTGCTGATCGGCGCGGTCGCGCTCGGCGCGGCGGTGTTCCTCGGCG is a window from the Micromonospora sp. DSM 45708 genome containing:
- a CDS encoding glycosyltransferase family 2 protein translates to MDVSIVVLTWEDFERTEACVRSLPPGVETVVVDNGSAAGIGAALRALCAGTGARYVRAETNLGYARGMNLGVRHSTRSRVILSNNDIVVRPGAIERLAAELDDPTVGAAFPKVLDVDGQDRTAAGRFLTVGAGLAHATGLSLVVPSLRIVAPPERGDWLSGPFVAIRRETLDRIGGVDESSFFYSEDLRLCWAVRRSGLRLAYLPDAVVTHEDDASAKRRWPVEEIARRQTREFIRASRELAGWRGTVACAAYTLGVVARAAVGGGAARRAVARGAIEGLGAR
- a CDS encoding glycosyltransferase family 4 protein; translation: MRVLFVCTTGGSGRRQLGGAERFLVEMLPALADRGVDVVAATPDDEVAAALRDAGVRWLPLGAARRVDPGYARRIRALVDELRPDVVSAHLLSAAMHARAGLAVRGRRTPLVVALHNSLWQYRDAAESPRAKAAVQLNIGVDLLLRRLRPHATVAVSAFEARELRVRGRVRDVHVIGNPLPAIWPAASDRSDPADGPVRVGFLGRLEREKGADLLPAVADALPDVEFLVAGAGAAPPAARPNLHLVGRVDAAAFLPRVHCLLVPSRVEAFGRSALEAMSLGVPVVHSGVGGLAEVTAAADGVLAYRAELTAPAMAAAVRAATRPDAWDRRRRELAGTYAARHSFAGCLDAWYDLYRTVTRDVG